From Alienimonas californiensis, a single genomic window includes:
- a CDS encoding protein kinase domain-containing protein: MPAPPPDVQSLFLQAAELDDPGERAALLDARCEGDAALRAEVEELLAAHGTPGGPLDRPAAARATAPSDRTAARHSTATVVNAPDTADPQPSAGATNDVAPGVPLNSAQKLGGYDVLETVGRGGMGVVLRARDPHLDRIVAIKALAPELAADPTARRRFAREARAAAAVTHPHVVTIHAVEPGGAGPEGPTPFLVMEYVAGRSLKDKLDADGALEVREALRIGSQVAAGLAAAHAQGLIHRDVKPGNVLLENGVERVKLTDFGLARAADDVAITRTGEIAGTPQFMSPEQAEGRPVDARSDLFSLGAVLYAMCTGRPPFRGESTLTVLRKVCDATPRPIREVNPDVPPWLTEIVDRLLEKDPGKRFASAAEVAALLGGRLAEMQNPDAAERPRPAAGLPSTARAGRGRRWTVAAAALAAVLLIGGTTEATGVTEVIPTVVRLVRGEGTLAIRTNDPDVGVTIEGEDVVLTGTGLSEIRLKPGTYQVKATKDGREFTELVTVERNGREVVNVGWEPAGREPAGREPAGRAGGQTGAFAGEPTAPPRRLGVVVGADPAAGTASIQLDEPAGLRPGAAFAVHPRADAGVPPSYIKAWVEAVRVPSDGRAEVRVLEYDAERPIAVGDWVSLWPPPGAGGSADGGTATAGDATFEPVASLRGHTDAVRDLAFFLDGRRLATGSADQTFRIWDAASGEELYRRDCPHWVSAVAVSPDGTQAALGYVTVTESAQIEIVDLETKERVHLLDGPPGLVHGLAYSPDGSRLLATGQQGVGLLFDPASGERLNEFRQGEDEVFGGEWAPDGRTFVTCSSRGPQIMTRDLNGAALHATVSLERAAVVDVRYSPDGTRLAAAITRPQIPIYDAADGTLIRLIETPGPTAEVRFLGDGRRLLAAGKDDALRLYDVESGRLLAERPLDGPHAAHLALAPDGALLATGGGRARNTLGGRPAPDPRDYDVRLWRLSGAETADANAADGSFALVRTFPGHASSVNAIAVYDEGRRAISGSEEHRFRVWNLETGALLKTIETGAAVKAVAVTADARFAIVGTANPAGVRWYDLEDGTLVRQAGDLGGAPNQFASALALTPDGSRVVASRLRGGPVVLDAATAELVRTLAPPPPMPKEGSDVGSLCLALSPDGMRAAAGWHSSGRDGEIVVWNLDDGAAVWSRDLGNRSTLDLAFSPDGARLLVGDSGGWLTLLDAGDGTTLRRFRGHGDAVNSVAVLPDGRRALTSGLDDVLTLWDLDSGEELARLARPDKTVLHVTPTPDGRGFLTGGGGYWDGEKSVRTGDYALRLWDFTDDRPRAADAVPPADDHAGRPPEPPSLVEDVRIEALSDFVLALAYTPDGRSLVTGGADGAFVWDARNGRRRRELTGHDGRSVHAAVVLPDGQRVVTAGKGDAILLSDLNSGEVVRRFEGHTGFVERLAVSPDGTRLASGSSNWVRKDRGDLTVRVWDVETGRELWQAEPPPTDNGYGAVHEVMFTPDGARVVSVHHAAEDGVSVWDAATGELLRRFSGKHSSIKSAALSPDGRTLATGHEAVQVKELRWDDPEHAVVRLWDLASGEEVRRLVGHAGQINAVAFSPDGTRLLSCSGSQYLNDAWTPELSRDNTLRLWDVATGAELARQRLPGGGQAAAYAPDGEHVASVAGGKNLLVQLWRIPDALAAESAAARNPAAAR, translated from the coding sequence ATGCCCGCCCCCCCGCCCGACGTTCAATCCCTGTTCCTTCAGGCGGCCGAACTCGACGACCCGGGCGAACGGGCCGCCCTGCTGGACGCCCGCTGCGAGGGCGACGCGGCCCTGCGGGCGGAGGTGGAGGAATTGCTGGCGGCGCATGGAACGCCCGGCGGCCCCCTCGATCGGCCCGCGGCGGCCCGGGCCACGGCGCCCTCCGACCGGACCGCCGCCCGGCATTCCACCGCGACGGTCGTCAACGCTCCGGACACGGCCGATCCGCAGCCGAGCGCCGGGGCGACGAACGACGTGGCGCCGGGCGTCCCCCTCAATTCGGCCCAGAAACTCGGGGGCTACGACGTCCTGGAGACGGTCGGCCGCGGGGGGATGGGCGTGGTGCTGCGGGCCCGGGACCCGCACCTGGACCGCATCGTGGCGATCAAGGCGCTGGCCCCGGAGTTGGCCGCCGACCCCACCGCCCGCCGCCGCTTCGCCCGGGAGGCGCGGGCCGCCGCCGCGGTGACGCATCCGCACGTCGTCACGATTCACGCGGTGGAGCCGGGGGGCGCCGGGCCGGAGGGGCCGACGCCGTTTCTCGTGATGGAATACGTCGCCGGTCGCTCCCTGAAGGACAAGCTGGACGCCGACGGGGCCCTGGAGGTCCGGGAGGCGCTGCGAATCGGTTCGCAGGTCGCCGCCGGCCTCGCCGCGGCCCACGCCCAGGGGCTGATTCACCGGGACGTCAAACCCGGCAACGTGCTGTTGGAGAACGGCGTGGAGCGGGTCAAGCTGACGGACTTCGGCCTGGCCCGGGCCGCCGACGACGTGGCGATCACCCGCACCGGGGAGATCGCCGGCACCCCGCAGTTCATGTCGCCGGAGCAGGCGGAGGGCCGCCCGGTCGACGCCCGCAGCGACCTGTTCAGCCTCGGCGCCGTGCTGTACGCGATGTGCACCGGGCGGCCGCCGTTCCGCGGGGAGTCCACGCTCACGGTCCTCCGGAAGGTCTGCGACGCGACGCCCCGGCCGATCCGCGAGGTGAACCCGGACGTGCCGCCGTGGCTGACGGAGATCGTCGACCGCCTGCTGGAAAAGGACCCGGGAAAGCGGTTCGCCTCCGCCGCCGAGGTCGCCGCCCTGCTGGGCGGTCGTCTGGCCGAGATGCAGAACCCCGACGCTGCCGAGCGTCCGCGGCCGGCGGCGGGCCTCCCGTCGACGGCCCGCGCCGGGCGGGGGCGGCGGTGGACGGTCGCCGCCGCGGCGTTGGCGGCCGTGTTACTGATCGGGGGAACGACCGAGGCGACCGGCGTGACGGAGGTGATCCCCACCGTCGTCCGCCTCGTCCGCGGCGAGGGCACGCTGGCGATCCGCACGAACGACCCCGACGTCGGCGTGACGATTGAGGGCGAGGACGTAGTCCTCACCGGCACGGGCCTGAGCGAGATCCGACTCAAGCCCGGCACCTATCAGGTGAAGGCGACGAAGGACGGCCGCGAGTTCACGGAACTGGTCACCGTCGAACGGAACGGCCGGGAGGTCGTGAACGTCGGGTGGGAGCCCGCCGGGCGGGAGCCCGCCGGGCGGGAGCCCGCCGGGCGGGCCGGCGGACAGACCGGGGCGTTCGCGGGAGAGCCGACTGCCCCCCCCCGGCGGCTGGGCGTCGTCGTCGGGGCGGACCCGGCCGCGGGGACGGCGTCGATTCAACTTGACGAGCCGGCCGGCCTGCGGCCGGGCGCGGCGTTCGCCGTTCACCCCCGGGCCGATGCCGGCGTTCCGCCGAGCTACATCAAAGCCTGGGTCGAGGCCGTCCGCGTTCCGTCGGACGGGCGGGCGGAGGTCCGCGTCCTCGAGTACGACGCGGAGCGCCCAATCGCCGTCGGCGATTGGGTGTCCCTGTGGCCGCCGCCCGGCGCCGGAGGGTCCGCCGACGGCGGGACCGCGACGGCTGGCGACGCGACGTTCGAGCCGGTCGCCTCGCTCCGCGGCCACACGGACGCCGTGCGAGATCTCGCGTTCTTCCTGGACGGGCGGCGGCTCGCCACCGGCTCGGCGGATCAGACGTTCCGCATCTGGGACGCGGCGAGCGGCGAGGAACTGTACCGCCGCGACTGCCCGCACTGGGTCTCGGCCGTCGCGGTCTCGCCGGACGGGACGCAGGCGGCCCTCGGGTACGTCACGGTCACGGAGTCGGCCCAGATCGAGATCGTCGACTTGGAGACGAAAGAGCGGGTCCACCTGCTGGACGGCCCGCCGGGGCTGGTGCACGGGTTGGCGTACTCGCCGGACGGCTCCCGGCTGCTGGCGACCGGCCAGCAGGGCGTGGGGTTGCTGTTCGACCCGGCCAGCGGCGAACGCCTGAACGAGTTCCGGCAGGGCGAAGACGAGGTGTTCGGCGGGGAGTGGGCCCCGGACGGCCGCACGTTCGTCACCTGTTCGAGCCGCGGGCCGCAGATCATGACCCGGGACCTGAACGGCGCGGCCCTCCACGCGACCGTCTCGCTGGAGCGGGCGGCGGTCGTCGACGTTCGCTACTCGCCGGACGGCACGCGGCTTGCCGCCGCGATTACCCGGCCGCAGATCCCGATCTATGACGCGGCCGACGGTACGCTGATTCGCCTCATCGAGACTCCCGGCCCGACCGCCGAGGTCCGCTTCCTGGGCGACGGCCGGAGGCTGCTCGCCGCCGGTAAGGACGACGCGCTGCGGCTGTACGACGTCGAGTCCGGGCGGCTGCTCGCGGAGCGCCCCCTGGACGGCCCGCATGCCGCTCACCTCGCCCTCGCGCCGGACGGCGCCCTGCTGGCGACCGGCGGGGGACGCGCCCGCAACACGCTAGGCGGCCGGCCGGCACCCGACCCCCGCGACTACGACGTCCGCCTCTGGCGGCTGTCCGGCGCGGAGACGGCGGACGCGAACGCCGCCGACGGCTCGTTCGCCCTCGTCCGCACGTTCCCCGGCCACGCCTCCTCGGTCAACGCGATCGCGGTGTACGACGAGGGCCGGCGGGCGATCTCGGGCAGCGAGGAACACCGCTTCCGCGTCTGGAACCTGGAGACCGGCGCCCTGCTGAAGACGATCGAAACGGGGGCGGCGGTGAAGGCCGTCGCGGTGACGGCGGACGCACGGTTCGCGATCGTCGGCACCGCCAACCCGGCCGGGGTCCGCTGGTACGACCTGGAAGACGGCACGCTCGTCCGCCAGGCGGGCGATCTCGGCGGGGCCCCGAATCAGTTCGCGTCGGCGCTCGCCCTCACCCCGGACGGCTCGCGGGTCGTCGCCTCCCGGCTGCGGGGCGGGCCGGTGGTCCTCGACGCCGCCACCGCGGAGCTGGTGCGCACGCTGGCCCCGCCGCCGCCGATGCCAAAGGAGGGGTCCGACGTCGGTTCGCTCTGCCTGGCCCTCTCGCCGGACGGCATGCGGGCGGCCGCGGGTTGGCACAGCAGCGGACGGGACGGCGAGATCGTCGTCTGGAACCTCGACGACGGCGCCGCGGTTTGGAGCAGGGACCTCGGCAACCGCTCCACCTTGGACCTGGCGTTCTCCCCGGACGGCGCCCGGTTGTTGGTCGGCGACAGCGGCGGCTGGCTGACCCTCCTCGACGCGGGCGACGGCACGACGCTGCGGCGGTTCCGCGGGCACGGGGACGCCGTCAACTCCGTCGCCGTCCTGCCGGACGGCCGACGCGCCCTCACCAGCGGTCTGGACGATGTGTTGACGCTCTGGGACTTGGATTCCGGCGAGGAACTGGCCCGGCTCGCACGCCCGGACAAAACCGTCCTCCACGTCACGCCGACGCCGGACGGCCGGGGGTTCCTCACCGGGGGCGGCGGCTACTGGGACGGGGAGAAGTCCGTCCGCACCGGCGACTACGCACTGCGGCTGTGGGATTTCACGGACGACCGCCCCCGCGCAGCCGACGCCGTTCCGCCCGCCGACGACCATGCGGGGCGCCCGCCCGAACCCCCGTCCCTCGTCGAGGACGTGCGGATTGAGGCACTGAGCGACTTCGTCCTCGCCCTCGCCTACACCCCGGACGGGCGGTCGCTCGTCACCGGCGGGGCGGACGGGGCGTTCGTCTGGGACGCCCGCAACGGCCGGCGGAGGCGGGAACTGACCGGGCACGACGGCCGCAGCGTGCACGCCGCCGTCGTCCTGCCGGACGGCCAACGGGTCGTCACCGCCGGCAAGGGGGACGCGATTCTGCTGTCCGACCTGAACAGCGGCGAGGTCGTTCGTCGGTTCGAGGGGCACACCGGCTTCGTCGAGCGCCTGGCCGTCTCCCCGGACGGCACACGCCTCGCCTCCGGCAGTTCCAACTGGGTCCGCAAGGACCGCGGCGACCTGACCGTGCGGGTCTGGGACGTCGAGACCGGGCGGGAACTGTGGCAGGCCGAGCCGCCGCCCACCGACAACGGGTACGGGGCGGTGCACGAAGTGATGTTCACCCCGGACGGGGCGCGGGTCGTCTCCGTCCACCACGCGGCCGAGGACGGCGTCTCCGTCTGGGACGCGGCGACGGGCGAACTCCTGCGGCGGTTCAGCGGAAAGCACAGTTCGATCAAGTCCGCGGCCCTCTCCCCCGACGGCCGCACGCTCGCCACCGGACACGAAGCCGTGCAGGTGAAGGAACTCCGTTGGGACGACCCGGAACACGCCGTCGTCCGCCTGTGGGACCTGGCGAGCGGCGAGGAGGTCCGCCGGCTCGTCGGTCACGCCGGTCAGATCAACGCCGTGGCGTTCTCCCCGGACGGGACCCGGCTGCTTTCGTGCAGCGGCAGTCAGTACCTCAACGACGCCTGGACGCCGGAGCTGTCCCGCGACAACACTCTCCGCCTCTGGGACGTGGCGACCGGCGCCGAACTCGCCCGCCAACGGCTGCCGGGCGGCGGCCAGGCCGCCGCGTACGCCCCGGACGGCGAACACGTCGCCTCGGTCGCGGGCGGGAAGAACCTGTTGGTGCAGCTCTGGCGGATCCCGGACGCCCTCGCGGCGGAGAGCGCCGCCGCCCGGAACCCCGCCGCGGCGCGCTGA
- a CDS encoding DUF1552 domain-containing protein, whose amino-acid sequence MSNFLSQSWLVDRRHALRAMGTCVALPMLECMIPLRAAERQTASPKRSAFVYLANGVHSLNYQITTPGRDYEFSRSLKPLEKHRDVITPISGLHHPGAISHHHNCISVWLTGGKLGPSDRNTISVDQQMAAITAEHTRYPSMEVALTGESLSWTADGVRLPSMRRCSEIFASLFEQPKGGVAAQRRALRRKASVLDDNLAEVRRLERQIGAADRGRLDQYLTSVREAEIRTRRADAWLDTPLPEISESDKKRTNRDVPKTQAGDYFRTVYDLMVLAFQTDVTRVATFSLGGEGDAFAIPEIGITESRHQLSHHGGDLGYMEKLTNYDTFAIEQFSYFLTRLAETNDLNGRPLLGSTMALFGSGMSYGHSHGNANLPLVLAGGSDLGLKHGSHVDFNQGHFEGYQLDEPGKHYSLCSRPANSDAHMSNLLLTMAQRMGVETDQFGDSNKSIEL is encoded by the coding sequence ATGTCGAACTTCCTTTCCCAATCCTGGCTGGTCGACCGCCGACACGCCCTGCGCGCGATGGGCACCTGCGTCGCGCTGCCCATGCTGGAATGCATGATCCCGCTGCGGGCGGCCGAGCGACAAACCGCCTCGCCGAAACGCAGCGCCTTCGTCTACCTCGCGAACGGCGTCCATTCGCTCAACTACCAGATCACCACGCCGGGCAGGGACTATGAGTTCTCGCGCTCGCTCAAGCCGCTGGAGAAGCACCGCGACGTCATCACGCCCATCAGCGGGCTGCATCATCCCGGCGCCATCAGCCATCACCACAACTGTATTTCCGTCTGGCTGACCGGCGGAAAACTCGGCCCGTCGGACCGCAATACGATCTCCGTCGACCAGCAGATGGCGGCGATCACCGCGGAGCACACGCGCTACCCCTCCATGGAGGTCGCCCTCACCGGGGAATCGTTGAGCTGGACGGCCGACGGCGTGCGCCTCCCCTCAATGCGGCGTTGCAGCGAGATCTTCGCGTCCCTCTTCGAGCAGCCCAAAGGCGGCGTCGCCGCTCAGCGCAGAGCCTTGCGCCGGAAGGCCAGCGTGCTCGACGACAACCTCGCGGAAGTCCGGCGGCTGGAGCGGCAGATCGGAGCGGCCGACAGGGGGCGCCTCGATCAATACCTCACTTCGGTGCGTGAGGCCGAGATCCGCACGCGGCGGGCCGACGCCTGGCTCGACACCCCGCTGCCGGAGATTTCGGAGTCTGACAAGAAGCGGACGAACCGCGACGTCCCCAAGACCCAGGCGGGCGATTATTTTCGCACCGTCTACGACCTGATGGTCCTCGCCTTCCAGACGGACGTCACGCGGGTGGCCACGTTCAGCCTGGGCGGGGAGGGGGACGCCTTCGCCATTCCCGAGATCGGCATCACCGAGTCGCGGCATCAGCTGAGTCACCACGGCGGCGACCTCGGCTACATGGAGAAGCTGACGAATTACGACACCTTCGCCATCGAGCAGTTCAGCTACTTCCTCACCCGACTGGCGGAGACGAACGATCTCAACGGCAGGCCGCTGTTAGGCTCGACGATGGCGCTCTTCGGCAGCGGCATGTCGTACGGTCACAGCCACGGCAACGCCAACCTCCCGCTGGTGCTCGCCGGCGGATCGGACCTCGGTCTGAAGCACGGCAGCCATGTCGACTTTAACCAGGGCCATTTCGAGGGCTATCAGCTGGACGAACCCGGCAAGCATTACTCGCTCTGCAGCCGCCCCGCGAACTCGGACGCCCATATGAGCAATCTGCTGTTGACGATGGCCCAGCGCATGGGCGTCGAAACCGACCAGTTCGGCGACAGCAACAAATCGATCGAACTATGA
- a CDS encoding DUF1592 domain-containing protein encodes MLHIRRLLCSSLVLCLGFAGVAGGAEPFEGFLEKHCIHCHGPLLEEGDIRIDRLSRDFKSGADTHHWAEAIDKVNSGEMPPATEAQPTQDEIAAFVANLDARLKEGRAARMAARPAVAHYRLSRKEYQNTVYDLLGVRYDPTKPGELNEDTLWHGYERIGSQLSLSPSHVDRYYRAADLVLDRAFPAAPGEARTVRKTAAELRYGGGKAQQAALDRFGVKRPLRYLLYPGNVQPALAPHWFGRTGPEQSGLYKFRVQASGIRPPGGQTAHLSVGVRTGEETVDGLIEFDVTATEDDPQVYEFEAFLEMPATLHFCVVSTDVVDRRQGAAFRNALGSSSYIFTHSSETALLNPNAPQMFDGDGNGIFSTVILDWMEWEGPLVTEEEASRRQGVVPPEDAAPEAVADYLQRFAERAWRRPVTVDELENYLQSYREERDAGETTAGAYRIALQGVLTSRNFLYLVEGDPTARARLTDAELAARLSYFLWSSMPDDGLFAAARDDALEGEVLEKEVDRMLADGRINRFIDDFSRQWLQLHLVGTFPPDKALYPTYDDWLETSMRAEPVEYFREMFAKNLPVEDFLDSDWTMANARLCDFYGLPAPKTGGFQRVSVKPKDHRGGLLTMGAVLGLTSDGTRHRPVHRGVWVSEAIFNKTPPPPPANVDPIEPIPPQGTKITIRQRIEAHANNASCAACHRNIDPLGLAFDQYDAVGQWRTREQVPTGVGEDPVVDASGVMPDGQTFADSAQFKQLLLEDRDEVARAFIEHLCTYALRRVLTVDDQDGVQAIFEEAKRGQYRVKDVVRAVALSDLMRTR; translated from the coding sequence ATGCTTCACATTCGACGTTTACTTTGTTCCAGCCTCGTCCTCTGTCTCGGGTTCGCCGGCGTCGCCGGCGGAGCGGAGCCGTTCGAGGGGTTCCTGGAAAAGCACTGCATTCACTGCCACGGCCCGCTGCTCGAGGAAGGAGACATCCGGATCGACCGGCTGTCGCGCGACTTCAAGTCCGGCGCCGACACGCATCACTGGGCGGAGGCGATCGACAAGGTCAACAGCGGCGAGATGCCGCCGGCCACGGAAGCGCAGCCGACTCAGGACGAAATCGCCGCGTTCGTGGCGAATCTGGACGCACGACTCAAGGAAGGCCGGGCGGCGCGAATGGCGGCGCGGCCGGCGGTGGCGCATTATCGACTGAGCCGGAAAGAGTATCAGAATACCGTCTACGATCTGCTCGGCGTGCGATACGACCCGACGAAGCCGGGCGAATTGAACGAGGACACGCTGTGGCACGGCTATGAGCGCATCGGCTCGCAGCTTTCGCTGTCGCCCTCGCATGTGGACCGCTATTACCGCGCCGCAGACCTCGTGCTGGATCGCGCCTTTCCCGCGGCGCCGGGCGAGGCTCGCACAGTCCGGAAGACCGCGGCGGAGTTGCGGTACGGCGGCGGAAAAGCCCAGCAGGCGGCGTTGGACCGCTTCGGCGTGAAGCGTCCGCTGCGTTATCTCCTGTACCCCGGCAACGTTCAGCCGGCGCTCGCTCCGCACTGGTTCGGCAGGACGGGGCCGGAGCAGAGCGGGCTCTATAAGTTCCGCGTCCAGGCCAGCGGAATCCGTCCGCCCGGCGGCCAGACGGCCCACCTCAGCGTCGGCGTGCGGACCGGCGAGGAGACCGTGGACGGGCTGATCGAATTCGACGTGACGGCGACGGAGGACGACCCGCAGGTTTATGAGTTCGAGGCGTTTCTCGAGATGCCCGCGACGCTGCATTTCTGCGTGGTCTCCACCGACGTGGTGGACCGCCGGCAGGGCGCGGCCTTCCGCAACGCCCTCGGCAGCAGTTCGTATATTTTTACGCACAGCAGCGAGACCGCGCTCCTGAACCCGAACGCGCCGCAGATGTTCGACGGCGACGGCAACGGGATCTTCTCCACGGTGATCCTGGACTGGATGGAATGGGAGGGGCCGCTGGTCACGGAGGAGGAAGCGTCTCGACGGCAGGGAGTCGTCCCGCCGGAGGACGCCGCGCCCGAGGCGGTCGCGGACTATCTCCAGCGATTCGCCGAGCGCGCCTGGCGACGCCCGGTGACGGTGGATGAACTGGAGAACTACCTGCAGTCCTACCGCGAGGAACGCGATGCGGGCGAAACGACGGCCGGCGCCTACCGGATCGCCCTGCAGGGCGTGCTGACGTCCAGAAACTTCCTCTATCTCGTCGAGGGCGACCCGACGGCCCGCGCACGACTGACCGACGCGGAACTCGCCGCGCGGCTCTCGTATTTCCTGTGGAGTTCGATGCCCGACGACGGCCTGTTCGCCGCGGCCCGGGACGACGCTCTGGAGGGCGAAGTCCTGGAAAAGGAAGTGGACCGGATGTTGGCGGACGGCCGCATCAACCGCTTTATCGATGATTTCTCGCGGCAGTGGCTGCAACTGCACCTTGTGGGGACGTTCCCGCCCGACAAGGCGCTGTACCCGACCTACGACGACTGGCTCGAAACGAGCATGCGGGCCGAACCGGTCGAATATTTCCGCGAGATGTTCGCGAAGAACCTGCCCGTCGAGGACTTTCTCGATTCCGACTGGACGATGGCGAACGCCCGGCTCTGCGATTTCTACGGACTGCCCGCCCCGAAGACGGGCGGATTCCAGCGCGTCTCGGTCAAGCCCAAGGACCATCGCGGCGGCCTGCTGACGATGGGCGCGGTGCTCGGGTTAACCTCGGACGGCACGCGCCATCGCCCGGTGCATCGCGGCGTCTGGGTCAGCGAAGCGATTTTCAATAAGACGCCGCCGCCGCCGCCGGCGAACGTGGACCCCATCGAACCGATTCCCCCCCAGGGAACCAAGATCACCATCCGCCAGAGAATTGAAGCCCACGCGAACAACGCGAGTTGCGCCGCCTGCCATCGGAATATCGATCCGTTGGGACTGGCGTTCGACCAGTACGACGCCGTCGGCCAGTGGCGAACCCGCGAGCAGGTGCCCACCGGCGTGGGCGAGGATCCCGTGGTCGACGCCTCCGGCGTGATGCCCGACGGCCAGACGTTCGCGGATTCGGCACAATTCAAACAGCTCCTGCTCGAAGACCGCGACGAGGTCGCGCGGGCCTTCATCGAGCATCTCTGCACGTACGCCCTGCGCCGCGTGCTGACCGTCGACGACCAGGACGGCGTCCAGGCCATCTTCGAAGAGGCGAAACGAGGCCAGTATCGGGTGAAAGACGTCGTGCGGGCCGTGGCCCTGTCCGACCTGATGAGAACGCGCTGA